The Pyrenophora tritici-repentis strain M4 chromosome 3, whole genome shotgun sequence genome has a window encoding:
- a CDS encoding Herpes-BLLF1 domain containing protein: MEKIKSILPGHKKDNVAHNSSTAEGQQDAVYDESTGHSGKRNLTPGQPVYDIKTTSGTPYTELAQPSGSAGLHGQGAHSGTDGRIGGTTTAHGEHYDTNQSQALSGTGRSMDNTSTTTSATHRPDAYPHGHAPEASVASIKSGVIGFGAEEPQGHAAVSTHNPAQEHLDANQVVGGGEPGTAGMTDGRGVQPGSGTQTYPQAAESHMIGREPTGADPNYTGERQPFNNTLRQESYTADTDRSFPLAGGVISDPTKHPMFARDTTEHTSAALGQREPGTKEKEVEISNSPTQPGNTASQPTTDYHPEALAAATAAASTEPNMSQTADTAIPTGGSASTHERPHNPRLESRHRHVPGEYITTPSDEPTFLDYSSVVEPKAHTPSGLASVHETPVTTDPAPHSGSHELRHTGTLDEPKSRSSTDDHHARDAAIAGGLGAGVAGVETYAASHKHDSSDAHSSQPFPEESSPYSSKVLDPRVLGGNSKLEEQKFDSLAKSETGSLSQTSNSVSGSAVSGPPVQHVTFAADTAAPVSNTSVEPISTIPEKQTEHHYARDAGLVGAGAATTGGIYAATHDNNTSSGPASNTIGPHSSNTANILDPRVQPDPSQQIHHNIGPTQDDPASRTIGPHSSNIANIVDPRVKPNPSKQKEHTTTGPHQSDTLNRLDPKVDEKADQEHHYGRDAAVVGGAGAAGYGAYEAMNAYGDHRMTQPGAFLPNQRYDTTSSGAGAPNPVSSRGQYDYNDPTTRSNVNRTDPDDHVNRNTAIGGAGLAAAGLGAGAYAGSRHTDGTQQPLHQTQGFPSSSAVAPVSQSAYQARDTTQSSYPLQDTATHGSYPGQGTIAPHNTYEQGPGVQTYGSNQGLVREDHDKRNAAVLGGAVGAAGLGGAAYVNSQHQDQREADQHLKKIAHEREKEQHALDKEQRHREKELEKETEGEEKKKHGLLGFLHRDKSRREKKDKSTPSPDSSPRQSRDYSPRHSRDYGDEHPDSPRWKGKHLLHKDPPKGHPAREMMEQQHESGLHGVGKREHVGIDGPIGNPDMISGDRETRKGVYGLHPGPDLDHNTTVTEPHTGLPINTQFGTGAGGIEGNPAIRGHHTHPDAHPTTGYRGVDGGAVRNPNAPY; this comes from the exons ATGGAGAAAATCAAGAGCATCCT TCCGGGACACAAGAAAGACAATGTCGCGCACAACTCATCTACTGCTGAGGG TCAGCAAGACGCAGTTTACGACGAATCGACCGGACACAGCGGGAAGCGGAACTTAACGCCGGGACAACCGGTATATGACATCAAGACTACAAGTGGTACCCCCTACACAGAACTGGCCCAACCGAGCGGCTCAGCGGGTCTTCATGGACAAGGCGCACACAGTGGCACTGACGGGCGCATTGGAGGCACAACGACTGCACACGGCGAACACTACGACACAAACCAGTCCCAAGCACTATCGGGTACTGGTCGGTCCATGGACAACACAAGTACCACTACTTCAGCAACCCATCGTCCCGACGCCTACCCTCACGGACATGCCCCGGAGGCCAGCGTCGCAAGTATCAAGAGCGGAGTGATTGGCTTTGGTGCGGAAGAGCCCCAAGGACATGCTGCTGTTTCAACGCACAATCCTGCTCAGGAGCACCTGGACGCAAACCAAGTAGTCGGAGGCGGGGAACCTGGAACTGCCGGTATGACTGACGGAAGAGGCGTACAGCCAGGATCTGGTACTCAGACTTATCCTC AAGCTGCAGAGAGCCATATGATCGGTCGTGAACCTACAGGTGCTGATCCTAACTACACAGGAGAGCGGCAACCGTTTAACAACACATTGCGACAAGAAAGCTACACCGCCGATACTGATCGATCATTTCCTCTCGCTGGCGGCGTGATTTCAGATCCTACTAAGCATCCCATGTTTGCACGAGACACGACAGAGCACACTTCAGCGGCCCTTGGTCAGCGTGAACCAGGCACAAAAGAGAAGGAAGTCGAAATCAGCAACAGTCCT ACTCAACCGGGAAACACAGCGAGCCAGCCGACCACTGACTACCACCCCGAGGCTTTGGCTGCAGCTACAGCTGCTGCTTCCACAGAGCCCAATATGTCGCAAACTGCCGACACTGCTATTCCTACAGGTGGATCGGCAAGTACCCATGAACGACCTCACAATCCACGGTTAGAGTCACGCCATAGACACGTTCCTGGTGAGTATATCACTACGCCATCGGACGAACCTACATTTCTCGACTACAGTTCAGTGGTAGAACCCAAAGCCCATACTCCAAGCGGACTGGCTTCTGTTCATGAAACTCCTGTTACCACAGACCCTGCACCTCACAGTGGCAGTCACGAGTTAAGGCATACGGGAACACTTGATGAACCGAAATCAAGATCATCTACAGATGATCATCATGCTCGTGACGCAGCCATTGCCGGGGGTCTTGGTGCTGGCGTTGCAGGCGTGGAGACGTATGCAGCTTCACACAAGCACGACAGTTCAGATGCTCATTCTAGTCAACCGTTTCCCGAAGAGTCCAGTCCTTATAGCAGCAAAGTACTCGATCCTCGTGTTCTAGGTGGAAATTCCAAGTTGGAAGAACAGAAGTTCGATTCGTTGGCCAAGTCTGAAACCGGTTCCTTGTCGCAAACCTCCAACTCTGTCAGTGGCTCGGCTGTCTCTGGACCTCCAGTGCAACATGTTACTTTTGCTGCCGATACTGCTGCACCAGTCTCGAACACAAGCGTGGAACCGATTAGCACTATCCCCGAAAAGCAAACTGAGCATCACTATGCCCGTGATGCAGGCTTGGTTGGCGCTGGTGCTGCCACTACTGGTGGTATATATGCTGCAACCCATGACAACAATACAAGCAGCGGACCAGCTTCGAACACCATCGGACCGCACTCTAGCAACACGGCGAACATCCTGGATCCTCGGGTTCAGCCTGACCCCAGCCAACAGATCCATCACAACATTGGACCCACCCAGGACGACCCCGCCTCACGTACAATTGGCCCGCATAGCAGCAACATTGCGAACATTGTTGACCCAAGAGTGAAGCCTAATCCGTCGAAGCAAAAGGAACATACCACAACCGGACCGCATCAGTCGGACACATTGAACCGCTTGGACCCCAAGGTAGATGAGAAGGCTGACCAGGAACATCACTACGGAAGAGACGCTGCCGTCGTCGGTGGTGCAGGCGCTGCCGGCTATGGTGCTTACGAGGCTATGAATGCCTACGGTGACCACAGGATGACTCAGCCGGGAGCTTTTCTACCAAATCAAAGATACGACACTACATCTTCCGGTGCAGGAGCGCCTAACCCAGTTTCGTCCCGGGGCCAGTATGACTACAATGATCCTACTACGAGGAGTAACGTCAACCGCACCGATCCCGACGATCATGTTAACAGGAACACCGCAATTGGCGGAGCTGGGCTAGCAGCCGCAGGTCTAGGGGCTGGAGCTTACGCAGGTTCGAGACATACCGATGGTACCCAGCAACCGCTTCATCAGACGCAAGGCTTTCCCTCTTCCAGTGCGGTTGCACCAGTATCGCAGTCTGCATACCAAGCCCGTGATACGACCCAATCCTCTTACCCCTTACAAGATACTGCTACACATGGATCTTACCCGGGACAAGGTACCATCGCGCCACATAACACGTATGAGCAGGGCCCGGGTGTCCAAACCTATGGATCTAACCAGGGTCTCGTAAGGGAGGACCACGATAAGCGCAATGCAGCTGTCCTAGGTGGCGCTGTGGGAGCTGCAGGACTAGGTGGTGCAGCGTACGTCAACTCTCAGCACCAAGACCAGCGTGAAGCAGACCAGCATCTCAAGAAGATCGCCCACGAGCGCGAAAAGGAGCAGCACGCACTCGACAAGGAACAGCGCCACCGTGAGAAGGAGCTTGAAAAGGAGACAGAAggtgaagagaagaagaaacATGGTCTTTTGGGCTTCCTGCACAGGGACAAGTCCAGGAGGGAGAAGAAAGATAAGTCCACACCAAGCCCTGATTCCTCGCCTCGTCAGTCGCGGGATTACAGTCCCAGACACTCCAGAGACTATGGCGATGAGCACCCTGACTCGCCACGCTGGAAAGGCAAACATCTTCTGCACAAGGACCCCCCCAAAGGTCATCCCGCTCGTGAGATGATGGAACAGCAGCACGAGAGCGGCCTACATGGGGTAGGAAAGCGAGAACATGTTGGTATCGATGGGCCTATTGGCAATCCCGACATGATTAGCGGTGACCG TGAGACTCGCAAAGGCGTGTACGGTCTGCATCCCGGTCCAGATCTCGATCACAACACTACCGTCACTGAACCGCACACTGGCCTACCCATAAACACGCAGTTCGGCACTGGTGCTGGTGGTATCGAAGGCAACCCTGCTATTCGCGGCCATCATACTCACCCTGACGCGCACCCGACCACGGGTTATCGGGGTGTAGACGGAGGCGCGGTTAGAAACCCGAATGCGCCATACTAA
- a CDS encoding F5-F8-type-C multi-domain protein codes for MKVYNTLALVPFIGQINALLDADTLVKNYFGNDAPWYRNRIPFFESSDQDLTNVYYYRWGIFRAHQRDLGANGFISTEFLDDVGWQHKPWASLNDATGFHLLEGRWVRDRRFKDDYQTFMFSANSNRRQFSESMAASVWQTYLVDGAAGDATKLLDAMQVVYEAWKDSYDTSKGLYSVEPLRDATEYTISSIDASGAQDGFTGGNSFRPSINSYQYANARAIANIAALKGGLSGTVSTYNSKATALKGRVQDALWNSTYEHFIDRFQVNNKYVTYWDFIRGRELVGMVPWTHDLPDDTAAYAKAWTHVLNTNQLAGPHGLRTVEPSYQWYMRQYRYEGKNPECQWNGPIWPFQTTQVLTGLANFLDHYRTGAATGIIKNSDYVHLLKQYAQLHRNPKTGVLDLEEDYYPDTGLPIVGLKRSNHYFHSGFNDLIITGLVGIRPSTNASIEVNPLADSSISYFRLDRVLYHGREVAIQWDATGSHYGTAGLQIEVDGKVVASSPKLGRLSAPLTSSAPTAITRKIVKSVQLNSTTAFPHGTTSTNEGTSVTYPAIDGRIYFYSEPNAKNGWDSPAGNGADVWYQIDFGSAQSISSAELAFYANAGQGYDVPASYSIQVLSGSTWTAVQGGKYDTALANGITNVAWNTVSSRQVRVLFRPKSGSKVRVVEFKVY; via the coding sequence ATGAAGGTCTACAACACCCTCGCTCTCGTTCCCTTTATCGGTCAAATCAATGCTCTTCTCGACGCCGACACCTTGGTCAAGAACTATTTTGGCAATGACGCACCATGGTACCGCAACCGCATTCCATTCTTTGAGTCCAGCGACCAAGATCTCACCAATGTGTACTACTACCGCTGGGGCATTTTCCGAGCTCATCAACGCGACCTTGGCGCCAATGGATTCATCTCCACCGAGTTCTTGGATGATGTAGGCTGGCAACATAAGCCGTGGGCCTCACTGAACGATGCAACGGGCTTCCATCTTTTGGAGGGAAGATGGGTACGCGATCGCAGGTTCAAGGATGACTATCAAACGTTCATGTTCAGCGCGAACAGCAACAGGAGACAGTTTTCAGAGAGCATGGCTGCGTCTGTCTGGCAAACCTACTTGGTAGATGGGGCGGCGGGTGATGCGACCAAGCTACTGGATGCTATGCAGGTTGTTTATGAAGCCTGGAAAGATTCATATGACACTTCAAAGGGTCTTTACTCAGTTGAGCCGCTTCGCGATGCTACCGAATACACCATCTCTAGTATCGATGCCTCGGGTGCCCAGGACGGCTTCACCGGCGGCAACTCATTCCGTCCTAGCATCAACAGTTATCAATATGCCAACGCGAGAGCAATTGCCAATATTGCAGCGCTGAAAGGAGGATTAAGCGGCACCGTCTCCACCTACAACTCCAAGGCGACAGCCCTCAAGGGACGCGTGCAAGATGCGCTCTGGAACTCTACCTACGAGCACTTTATCGATCGCTTCCAAGTCAACAACAAGTACGTCACTTACTGGGACTTTATTCGCGGACGCGAGTTAGTCGGCATGGTACCTTGGACTCACGACCTCCCTGACGACACTGCCGCATACGCAAAGGCCTGGACTCATGTCCTAAACACTAACCAACTTGCCGGCCCGCACGGCCTGCGCACTGTAGAGCCAAGCTACCAGTGGTACATGCGCCAGTACCGTTACGAAGGAAAGAACCCGGAATGTCAGTGGAACGGTCCTATATGGCCATTCCAGACTACCCAAGTTCTCACCGGCCTTGCCAACTTCCTGGATCACTACCGCACAGGTGCCGCAACGGGTATCATCAAGAATTCCGACTACGTTCATCTTCTGAAGCAGTACGCACAGCTTCACCGCAACCCCAAGACCGGTGTTCTAGATCTCGAGGAAGATTACTACCCAGACACTGGTCTCCCAATCGTCGGGCTCAAGCGCTCAAACCACTACTTCCACTCTGGCTTCAACGACCTCATCATTACGGGTCTCGTCGGCATCCGCCCCTCCACAAACGCCAGCATCGAAGTAAACCCTCTCGCCGACTCATCAATCTCCTACTTCCGCCTCGACCGCGTCCTATACCACGGCCGCGAGGTCGCCATCCAATGGGACGCCACAGGTTCGCACTATGGCACCGCTGGCCTGCAAATCGAAGTCGACGGTAAAGTCGTAGCCTCATCTCCCAAACTCGGTCGTCTCTCTGCACCACTCACCTCCAGCGCTCCAACGGCCATAACACGCAAAATCGTAAAGTCCGTCCAGTTGAACAGCACCACTGCGTTCCCCCATGGTACCACGTCGACGAATGAGGGTACGAGTGTCACATACCCCGCCATCGATGGTCGCATTTACTTCTACAGCGAACCTAATGCGAAGAATGGATGGGACTCGCCCGCCGGTAATGGAGCGGATGTCTGGTATCAGATTGACTTTGGCTCCGCTCAGTCGATCAGCAGCGCTGAGTTGGCGTTTTATGCGAATGCGGGTCAGGGATATGATGTACCAGCTTCTTACAGCATACAGGTACTCAGCGGAAGCACGTGGACTGCTGTTCAAGGTGGAAAGTACGATACCGCGCTTGCTAATGGAATTACTAATGTAGCGTGGAACACTGTGTCGAGTAGGCAGGTGAGGGTGTTGTTTAGGCCGAAGAGTGGGTCGAAGGTTAGGGTTGTTGAGTTTAAGGTTTACTAG
- a CDS encoding DUF3445 multi-domain protein, whose protein sequence is MHDFGDDLSEITDARVRKYIAEERRISRIPAFDADDCGDGEYFPSIPIATYPIEAPNPFSTSTTPSLSSLGLTTIPYTNWLTIPPYYTTQHAARTHLLSTSRSACIQALPDADAACRELMLEVCDFLVEHYPQQFLFQKRSGRRWIRNESTGENFLLEAPWR, encoded by the exons ATGCACGATTTCGGAGACGACTTATCCGAGATAACAGATGCTCGAGTGCGGAAATACATAGCTGAAGAACGACGTATATCAAGAATACCAGCTTTCGACGCCGATGACTGCGGAGACGGAGAATATTTCCCTTCTATCCCCATCGCCACCTACCCCATCGAAGCACCCAACCCCTTTTCCACCAGCACCACCCCCTCCCTCTCTTCCCTCGGTCTAACAACAATCCCTTACACCAACTGGCTAACCATCCCGCCTTACTACACCACCCAACACGCCGCACGCACACACCTCCTCTCCACCTCCCGCAGCGCCTGCATCCAAGCGCTTCCCGATGCCGACGCCGCCTGTCGGGAGCTGATGCTAGAAGTCTGCGATTTCTTAGTAGAACACTATCCGCAGCAGTTTCTGTTCCAGAAGAGAAGCGGGCGGAGGTGGATTCGGAATGAAAGCACCGGAGAGAACTTTTTGTTAGAGGCGCCGTGGAGG TGA
- a CDS encoding DUF2183 domain containing protein, whose product MRFKSIRETNSQPLVKLWSSARDVYYDLNLGPRPPSSRANPFPADPTPPSKYADLIQIIHYKMTHEPAAAMAGQARMKHEETPQEQLTRQTANFPAFEAEMPNLSSRFSFSLKDNLSSYLGRKNPFYSNVNPETDYVWILDSTAHQNRLGRWKAEFVAAYFVKNSGKDLSQIVAWVSEKIGLADDEQARATVAKRLEPFADQILPAHAIEIDLLGLKARLGPSGRDGISSDELAVPGSDHKNGQVTSFKAINANATPFNITFATPKGWAVLSDIDDTIKKTLTSSPTGILKTTFAEEPEPIKGMPELYEHIVQKLDNPPFWYLSASPYNLYPFLRKFRDQYYPNGTMILRDASWMNLAGFLANLTQGTEAYKVDRIEKVHEWFPKRKFILIGDSTQTDPESYGEAYRKFGKWIGAIYIRKVTGIAEMDEAQKNSPERFEKAFKGVPKDLWYIFEDPQELYAKIDALPAIK is encoded by the coding sequence ATGCGCTTCAAGTCTATACGCGAGACAAATTCACAGCCACTCGTTAAGCTCTGGTCAAGTGCCAGGGACGTATATTATGACCTCAACCTTGGCCCTCGTCCCCCTTCGTCTCGTGCAAATCCCTTTCCTGCTGACCCTACACCACCCTCCAAATACGCAGATTTGATCCAAATCATACACTATAAGATGACTCACGAACCCGCTGCTGCAATGGCTGGCCAAGCGCGAATGAAGCACGAAGAGACTCCCCAGGAGCAACTCACTAGGCAAACCGCAAATTTCCCCGCATTCGAAGCCGAGATGCCTAATCTTTCAAGCCGCTTCAGCTTCTCGTTGAAGGATAATCTTTCCTCCTACCTCGGGCGCAAGAACCCATTTTACTCAAACGTCAACCCAGAAACGGACTATGTGTGGATTCTCGATTCCACGGCCCATCAGAATCGCCTAGGAAGATGGAAAGCCGAGTTTGTCGCTGCCTACTTCGTCAAAAATAGCGGCAAGGACCTCTCTCAAATAGTCGCATGGGTCAGTGAGAAGATTGGCCTCGCAGACGACGAACAAGCGAGGGCGACCGTTGCAAAGCGACTGGAACCTTTTGCGGATCAGATTCTCCCCGCACACGCTATCGAGATCGACCTCTTGGGCTTGAAAGCAAGACTAGGCCCTAGCGGGCGCGACGGCATCAGTTCTGATGAACTGGCTGTTCCCGGCAGCGACCATAAGAATGGCCAAGTCACCAGCTTCAAAGCCATCAACGCCAATGCTACGCCTTTCAACATAACTTTTGCCACGCCCAAGGGCTGGGCCGTCCTTTCCGACATAGACGACACTATCAAGAAGACCTTGACGTCATCGCCAACAGGCATTCTGAAGACTACGTTCGCCGAAGAGCCGGAGCCTATCAAGGGAATGCCAGAACTATACGAGCATATTGTACAGAAGCTCGACAATCCACCTTTCTGGTATCTCAGCGCTTCCCCATATAACCTGTACCCTTTCTTGCGCAAGTTCCGTGATCAGTACTACCCCAACGGCACCATGATACTACGCGACGCGAGCTGGATGAACCTTGCCGGTTTCCTTGCAAACTTGACGCAAGGTACCGAAGCTTACAAAGTCGATCGCATCGAGAAGGTCCACGAGTGGTTTCCCAAGCGCAAGTTTATCCTCATCGGCGACTCAACTCAAACGGACCCCGAGTCGTATGGCGAAGCTTACCGTAAGTTTGGCAAATGGATCGGTGCGATTTACATTAGGAAAGTGACTGGCATTGCCGAGATGGATGAAGCGCAGAAGAACTCACCAGAGAGATTCGAGAAGGCATTCAAGGGGGTACCAAAGGATTTGTGGTACATTTTCGAGGACCCGCAAGAGTTGTATGCCAAGATTGATGCTCTGCCGGCGATCAAGTAA
- a CDS encoding Fungal-trans-2 domain containing protein: protein MVSPLPTSTPTFTPSSTDGTGNLHDQQPLPEFGPLVTNGASAGPDLTLNVPQMRLLHHWITITAKSLAAHTNAEDVFANTFIQISFGHSYLLQSALSLSALHMSRLVDSEEAQEYSYQAEKYREAALDNFQTTVRDIDESNYKAVLLFAGTLFPHACAASISAGDDLEHAFSNIVSNIVLTRGMRPMVTRFYEMMKKSDLGRIIPEDVKDIDWQTEEQPPSTELVRLRKFSEIVHHVYPPDIVDAYGFACHVLELVFQVAANSPRPPSDALLKIWIHLISDRYVELLSEKQPGSLIIFAHFAVMMHRAAKHYWYLEGVAEQILRFADHMVPGEWKSWLEWPREQIRGTSIPPTPYSEQVT from the exons ATGGTCTCGCCTTTACCCACTTCCACACCAACCTTCACACCTTCCTCTACGGATGGCACCGGAAACCTCCATGACCAGCAACCACTACCAGAATTTGGTCCGCTCGTTACCAACGGCGCATCCGCTGGACCCGATCTGACGTTAAATGTACCCCAGATGCGACTTCTCCA TCATTGGATAACCATCACAGCCAAAAGCCTTGCAGCTCATACCAACGCTGAGGATGTATTTGCGAATACTTTCATACAAATCTCATTCGGCCACTCCTACCTACTTCAATCAGCTCTTTCTCTCAGTGCATTGCATATGAGTCGACTTGTGGATTCAGAAGAGGCCCAGGAATACTCCTATCAAGCTGAAAAGTATCGCGAAGCTGCTCTCGACAATTTCCAAACCACAGTTCGCGACATCGACGAGTCAAACTACAAAGCAGTGCTACTATTTGCCGGCACTCTCTTCCCTCATGCTTGTGCCGCTTCAATATCGGCTGGCGATGACTTGGAGCACGCATTCAGCAATATCGTTTCCAACATTGTCTTGACACGGGGAATGAGACCCATGGTAACGCGGTTTTACGAAATGATGAAGAAGAGCGATTTGGGTCGCATAATCCCAGAAGATGTCAAGGATATTGATTGGCAAACAGAGGAACAGCCGCCCAGCACTGAGCTTGTTCGGCTCCGCAAATTCTCCGAGATCGTCCACCACGTGTATCCACCCGATATCGTGGATGCATATGGATTTGCCTGTCATGTTCTTGAATTAGTATTTCAAGTAGCGGCAAACTCTCCCAGGCCGCCTTCCGATGCATTGCTGAAGATATGgatccatctcatctctGATCGCTATGTTGAGCTTCTATCGGAGAAGCAACCGGGATCTCTGATCATCTTTGCACACTTTGCAGTTATGATGCATAGAGCAGCAAAGCATTACTGGTATCTAGAAGGGGTAGCTGAGCAGATTCTTCGATTTGCAGACCACATGGTTCCGGGCGAGTGGAAATCTTGGTTGGAGTGGCCTAGGGAACAGATACGGGGTACTTCTATCCCTCCGACGCCATACTCGGAACAAGTAACTTGA